Proteins from a single region of Geothrix sp. PMB-07:
- a CDS encoding DNA-processing protein DprA, whose amino-acid sequence MHRPAVDFRLWALAFTVLDWPERQKAQAWEALQAGAHPPLTEAQAAALAQLEADLPRRQQEARDRGARLLLPGDEDVDALLAPLPYPVALWVRGTLPPPDASRGPRLAMVGSRQASARGKARARAWAKALTEAGVAVLSGLARGIDGAAHAGALEAGPTWGIMGSGLDHPYPPEHGALMDRMVAAGGGVITPFPPEAPPRKWHFPRRNWLLAAWTEGVLVVEAQLKSGSLVTARLALDLGKELWVCPGAPEDPSAEGPNILLREGAARVCLSPSQLLEDLDPLTNLRP is encoded by the coding sequence GTGCACCGACCCGCCGTGGACTTTCGCCTCTGGGCCCTCGCCTTCACCGTGCTGGACTGGCCCGAGCGCCAGAAGGCCCAGGCCTGGGAAGCCCTGCAGGCGGGTGCGCACCCCCCCCTGACCGAGGCTCAGGCCGCGGCCCTGGCCCAGCTGGAGGCCGACCTGCCCCGCCGCCAGCAGGAGGCCCGTGATCGCGGCGCCCGCCTGCTGCTGCCCGGTGATGAAGATGTGGATGCGCTGCTGGCGCCCCTGCCCTACCCCGTGGCCCTGTGGGTGCGGGGGACGCTGCCGCCCCCCGATGCCAGCCGCGGCCCGCGCCTCGCCATGGTGGGCAGCCGCCAGGCCAGCGCGCGAGGCAAGGCCCGGGCCCGGGCGTGGGCCAAGGCGCTCACGGAAGCGGGCGTGGCCGTGCTGTCGGGCCTGGCCCGGGGCATCGACGGCGCCGCCCACGCCGGGGCCCTTGAGGCAGGCCCGACCTGGGGCATCATGGGCTCGGGCCTGGATCACCCCTACCCGCCCGAACACGGCGCCCTCATGGACCGCATGGTGGCCGCCGGGGGTGGCGTGATCACACCCTTCCCGCCCGAGGCCCCGCCCCGCAAATGGCACTTCCCCCGCCGCAACTGGCTGCTGGCGGCCTGGACCGAGGGCGTGCTGGTGGTGGAGGCCCAGCTGAAATCCGGTTCCCTGGTCACCGCCCGCCTGGCCCTGGACCTGGGCAAGGAGCTTTGGGTGTGCCCGGGGGCGCCGGAGGATCCTTCGGCCGAGGGGCCGAACATTTTATTAAGAGAGGGCGCTGCAAGGGTTTGCCTATCCCCATCCCAGCTCCTGGAGGATCTGGATCCCTTGACAAACCTCCGCCCCTAG
- a CDS encoding bacteriohemerythrin, whose product MAHLEWQPAFEVGHSRIDSDHQALVGAMNQLYEAAHQGQDKEEIAKILNFLRDYTVTHFATEETLMIRHNYPAASDHFAAHAELILQVSDFIADYRTGNIVGVDVMLGFLETWLMNHIQGRDRDLGAYLQGRD is encoded by the coding sequence ATGGCCCACTTGGAATGGCAGCCCGCGTTTGAAGTGGGCCACAGCAGGATCGACAGCGACCACCAGGCCCTCGTGGGGGCCATGAACCAGCTGTACGAGGCGGCCCACCAGGGCCAGGACAAGGAGGAGATCGCCAAGATCCTCAACTTCCTCCGCGACTACACGGTGACCCACTTCGCCACGGAAGAGACCCTGATGATCCGCCACAACTATCCGGCGGCCTCGGATCACTTCGCCGCCCACGCGGAGCTGATCCTGCAGGTGAGCGATTTCATCGCGGACTACCGCACGGGCAACATCGTGGGCGTGGACGTGATGCTGGGCTTCCTCGAAACCTGGCTGATGAACCACATCCAGGGCCGGGACCGCGATCTGGGCGCCTACCTGCAGGGCCGGGACTAG
- the rpmB gene encoding 50S ribosomal protein L28, translating to MSRQCEICGKKPQFGNNVSHSNNVTKRRWNPNIQRVRALVGGAPKRLRVCTSCIQAGKVLKAC from the coding sequence ATGTCCCGTCAGTGCGAAATTTGCGGTAAGAAGCCCCAGTTCGGGAACAACGTCTCCCATTCCAACAACGTGACCAAGCGCCGCTGGAACCCGAACATCCAGCGCGTGCGCGCCCTGGTGGGCGGCGCCCCCAAGCGCCTGCGCGTCTGCACCTCCTGCATCCAGGCCGGCAAGGTTCTCAAGGCCTGCTAG
- a CDS encoding Rrf2 family transcriptional regulator — MLGISRQTDYAARVVLHLACLAPDAKVPIADIAKHRMLPLEFVRRIVGDLVKAGILATSRGSGGGVRLARPAADISLGEVVHAMEGGVALNHCVSDRRVCPLAAACPVQSIWVEATHVLDSYLASVRFDALAQRSEAHQPAHLRVQAIGRVRGAHRCAEPKGALA; from the coding sequence ATGCTCGGCATCTCGCGACAGACCGACTACGCGGCCCGGGTGGTCCTGCATCTGGCCTGTCTGGCGCCTGACGCCAAGGTGCCCATCGCCGACATCGCCAAGCACCGCATGCTGCCCCTGGAGTTCGTGCGGCGCATCGTGGGCGACCTGGTGAAGGCGGGCATCCTCGCCACCTCGCGGGGCTCCGGCGGCGGCGTGCGCCTGGCCCGGCCCGCGGCGGACATCTCCCTGGGCGAGGTGGTGCACGCCATGGAGGGCGGCGTGGCCCTGAACCACTGCGTGAGCGACCGGCGGGTGTGCCCCCTGGCGGCGGCCTGCCCGGTGCAGTCCATCTGGGTGGAGGCCACCCACGTGCTGGACAGCTACCTGGCCTCGGTGCGCTTCGACGCCCTGGCCCAGCGCAGCGAGGCCCACCAGCCCGCCCATCTGCGCGTGCAGGCCATCGGCCGCGTGCGCGGCGCGCATCGCTGTGCGGAGCCCAAGGGCGCCCTGGCCTGA
- a CDS encoding N-acetyltransferase gives MRACGDSGVWRLEVGDPFPEWVARLDRTAFGDAWKTPALHERLWVIPELAFARWSCVQVAGEADLLRIAVDPAHRGQGLGRQLLEVCQQELVDAGIDHLFLEVRVSNASAIRLYRSCGWKPCGHRGGYYSDGEDASLFHFQG, from the coding sequence ATGAGGGCCTGCGGGGACAGCGGCGTCTGGCGGCTGGAGGTGGGGGATCCCTTCCCGGAGTGGGTGGCCCGGCTGGACCGCACGGCCTTCGGCGATGCCTGGAAGACGCCTGCGCTTCACGAGCGCTTGTGGGTCATCCCCGAGCTGGCCTTTGCCCGCTGGTCCTGCGTGCAGGTGGCCGGCGAGGCCGATCTGCTGCGCATCGCCGTGGACCCGGCCCACCGGGGCCAGGGCCTGGGGCGCCAACTGCTGGAGGTCTGCCAGCAGGAGCTGGTGGATGCGGGCATCGACCACCTGTTTCTGGAAGTGCGGGTGTCCAACGCCTCGGCCATCCGCCTCTACCGCTCCTGCGGCTGGAAGCCCTGCGGCCACCGGGGCGGCTACTACTCGGACGGGGAGGACGCCTCCCTCTTCCATTTCCAGGGCTGA
- the tsaB gene encoding tRNA (adenosine(37)-N6)-threonylcarbamoyltransferase complex dimerization subunit type 1 TsaB, giving the protein MLLALDTTTEILHLALLQHGREGERVFARRVPAGVGRGHSERLLPTLNELMAEAGAGSADLSGVAACLGPGGFTSLRIGVATTEGFGLTGLPTWGFSAFALRAEALRQARGQAGAQGPFWILLDGQRGEAFHQRWEDGPTEPAAKHPLADLPARLGTEAWWAPEAFAPKVEALLSESLSGGRITLADEGEATLAGLVALARRVSQGPPEAPLVPFYLRETDAEVNFPQAAAHLPEALRKGLPR; this is encoded by the coding sequence ATGCTGCTGGCCCTCGACACCACGACGGAAATCCTCCATCTGGCGCTGCTCCAACATGGGCGCGAAGGTGAGCGTGTCTTCGCGCGGCGGGTGCCCGCGGGCGTGGGGCGGGGCCACAGCGAGCGGCTGCTGCCCACGCTGAACGAGCTCATGGCCGAGGCTGGCGCCGGGTCGGCGGACCTTTCCGGCGTGGCCGCCTGCCTGGGCCCCGGCGGCTTTACCAGCCTGCGCATCGGCGTGGCCACGACCGAGGGCTTCGGCCTCACAGGCCTGCCCACCTGGGGCTTCTCCGCCTTCGCGCTGCGGGCCGAGGCGCTGCGTCAAGCCAGGGGCCAGGCGGGCGCGCAGGGGCCCTTCTGGATCCTGCTGGATGGCCAGCGCGGCGAGGCCTTCCACCAGCGCTGGGAGGACGGCCCTACGGAGCCCGCGGCCAAGCATCCCCTGGCCGACCTGCCTGCGCGCCTGGGGACCGAAGCCTGGTGGGCCCCCGAGGCCTTTGCGCCCAAGGTGGAGGCCCTGCTGTCCGAGTCGCTGTCCGGGGGGCGCATCACCCTGGCCGACGAAGGAGAGGCCACCCTGGCGGGCCTGGTGGCCCTGGCGCGGCGAGTTTCCCAGGGGCCGCCGGAAGCGCCCCTGGTGCCCTTCTACCTCCGGGAGACCGATGCCGAGGTGAACTTCCCCCAGGCCGCCGCGCACCTGCCCGAGGCGCTCCGGAAGGGCCTGCCGCGATGA